A region of Pyxidicoccus parkwaysis DNA encodes the following proteins:
- a CDS encoding general secretion pathway protein GspE: protein MARKLGEQLVLDGVLTPELLSRALARQQETGQKLGECLVRLGVDETPVLRVLAQELKTRFVSTEKLAQAKVEPAVLERVPVRLAEGFDFVPLRLAQDTLYVAIAEPQRQRALEEIARTVGVAQVLPFIAVRRSIRAAIRKHYYADAQAFEHPPEDETCPHCGASSRPGDFQCARCELLLVRGVDDLPPRDNVSLVRALLTKPEQTGARGVPRPSREEATRVVSFQAQAKTKGPPVRPVIAVGLDIVNQPLSPFEAYLLSFVDGRTTLEEMALIAQVTELELRAIFESLSERGVTKLVGTLASAQAAMAELPGEAKPAPPAPAPARATAPEAPATRAPAAVPAPGAASAARPPPARTATASAPPRSEDSSEQVLQRVVKLEKEGRMAEALDLLDRSIGLLPAPALLYNRMGLILLNHHRDYERATALFQKAADLEPENSVYTMNLYSVMCLTAEATNAGQQKPRR, encoded by the coding sequence ATGGCGCGCAAGCTTGGCGAGCAGTTGGTCCTGGATGGCGTGTTGACTCCGGAGCTGCTGTCCCGGGCGCTCGCGCGGCAGCAGGAGACGGGGCAGAAGCTGGGCGAGTGCCTGGTGCGGCTGGGCGTGGACGAGACTCCGGTGCTGCGCGTGCTGGCGCAGGAGCTGAAGACGCGCTTCGTGTCCACGGAGAAGCTGGCGCAGGCCAAGGTGGAGCCCGCGGTGCTGGAGCGGGTGCCGGTGCGGCTGGCGGAGGGCTTCGACTTCGTGCCGCTGCGCCTTGCACAGGACACGCTCTACGTGGCCATCGCGGAGCCGCAGCGGCAGCGAGCACTGGAGGAGATTGCCAGGACGGTGGGCGTGGCGCAGGTGCTGCCGTTCATCGCGGTGCGCCGCTCCATCCGGGCCGCCATCCGCAAGCACTACTACGCGGACGCGCAGGCCTTCGAGCACCCGCCGGAGGACGAGACGTGTCCGCACTGTGGCGCGTCGAGCCGGCCGGGAGACTTCCAGTGCGCACGCTGTGAGCTCCTGCTGGTGCGCGGTGTGGACGACCTGCCGCCCCGGGACAACGTGTCGCTGGTGCGCGCGCTGCTCACGAAGCCCGAGCAGACGGGCGCTCGCGGCGTGCCCCGGCCGTCGCGGGAGGAGGCGACGCGCGTGGTGTCCTTCCAGGCCCAGGCGAAGACGAAGGGGCCGCCGGTGCGGCCGGTCATCGCCGTCGGCCTGGACATCGTGAACCAGCCGCTCAGCCCGTTCGAGGCGTACCTGCTGTCGTTCGTGGACGGGCGGACGACGTTGGAGGAGATGGCACTCATCGCGCAGGTGACGGAGCTGGAGCTGCGCGCCATCTTCGAGTCGCTGTCGGAGCGCGGGGTGACGAAGCTGGTGGGCACGCTGGCGTCCGCGCAGGCGGCGATGGCGGAGCTGCCAGGCGAGGCGAAGCCCGCACCTCCGGCTCCGGCTCCGGCCCGGGCGACCGCACCGGAGGCCCCGGCGACGCGCGCTCCGGCAGCCGTGCCGGCCCCTGGGGCGGCGTCAGCGGCGCGTCCTCCTCCGGCGCGGACGGCGACCGCGTCCGCCCCGCCTCGCTCCGAGGATTCCAGCGAGCAGGTGCTCCAGCGCGTCGTCAAGCTGGAGAAGGAGGGGCGGATGGCGGAGGCGCTGGACCTGCTGGACCGGAGCATCGGCCTGCTGCCCGCACCCGCGCTGCTCTACAACCGCATGGGGTTGATTCTCCTGAACCACCACCGCGACTACGAGCGCGCCACCGCGCTGTTCCAGAAGGCCGCGGACCTGGAGCCGGAGAACAGCGTCTACACCATGAACCTGTACTCCGTGATGTGCCTCACCGCCGAGGCGACGAACGCGGGGCAGCAGAAGCCCCGGCGCTGA
- a CDS encoding helix-turn-helix transcriptional regulator, translating into MNSQELAVTQAAEEASTVSEPRTILVRAGVGAAGRVIQRSDLTSRRLTMEQSTLILVEEGRKRIRWPGGECTASEGDALAVRAGAVVDISNTPGRRGSYRALWLSWSAETVSAQPTTVSALTPGAPVTRHAALEGAFRDSFHAAFDGLRETSALPSAIATHRLHEVLLWLAERGFRFPQVTPPSLGLRLRGLLAEAPDADWSMETVARRTASSVATLRRRLAAEGTSFRDLLQDVRMSYALALLQNTDTPVLDVAFAVGYDSASRFSARFRSRFGYSPSDIRRRAPPHPATPASIHREPRRTRR; encoded by the coding sequence ATGAACTCCCAGGAGCTGGCCGTGACCCAAGCCGCCGAGGAAGCAAGCACCGTGTCCGAGCCCCGCACGATTCTCGTGCGTGCGGGGGTGGGCGCTGCCGGTCGTGTCATCCAGCGCTCCGACCTCACCTCACGCCGGCTCACGATGGAGCAGTCGACGCTGATTCTCGTCGAGGAGGGGCGGAAGCGAATCCGCTGGCCCGGCGGGGAATGCACCGCCAGCGAGGGGGACGCGCTTGCCGTTCGCGCTGGAGCGGTCGTCGACATCTCGAACACACCCGGCCGCCGTGGCAGCTATCGAGCGCTCTGGCTGTCCTGGAGCGCCGAAACAGTCTCGGCGCAACCGACGACTGTCTCGGCGCTCACGCCTGGCGCTCCTGTCACGCGGCATGCCGCGCTCGAGGGAGCCTTCCGCGACTCCTTCCACGCGGCGTTCGACGGGCTGAGAGAGACGTCCGCGCTGCCTTCCGCAATCGCGACCCATCGTCTCCACGAGGTACTGCTCTGGCTCGCGGAGCGTGGCTTCCGCTTTCCGCAAGTGACGCCGCCTTCGCTGGGCCTTCGCTTGCGCGGACTGCTCGCGGAGGCACCTGACGCGGACTGGTCGATGGAGACAGTCGCACGTCGCACGGCCAGCAGCGTCGCCACGCTACGACGACGCCTGGCCGCGGAAGGCACCAGCTTCCGCGACCTTCTCCAGGACGTACGCATGTCGTACGCCCTCGCGCTCCTTCAAAACACCGACACGCCCGTGCTCGATGTCGCCTTCGCCGTCGGCTACGACTCCGCCTCGCGGTTCTCCGCCCGCTTTCGTTCGCGCTTCGGCTACTCCCCCTCCGACATCCGGCGCCGTGCTCCGCCGCACCCCGCGACTCCCGCAAGCATTCATCGCGAGCCGCGCCGAACCCGTAGGTGA
- a CDS encoding amidohydrolase family protein — protein sequence MKRLTSALCAALLLPGALLAAPPTTPPAAKQDQPPPPEQKQKDDAAREAARAAEVDGGTPATADAKDAAKEGEEKDAWKVDAPGFPATQVSIDVTEGTWMNVDVSPKGDALVFDLLGDIYELPIGGGEAKSLTSGVAWDMQPRYSPDGKSIAFTSDRGGGDNIWVMKRDGSKPQAVTQEKFRLLNSPAWSPDGQFIVARKHFTARRSLGAGEVWMYHRSGGEGVQLTERANDQKDLGEPAFSPDGRYVYFSQDVTPGKTFEYNKDPNGEIYAIQRLDLDTKEIDPFVSGPGGSIRPTPSRDGKQLAFIRRVRGKSVLYVTDVASGAERPLYDGLDRDMQETWAIHGVYPSMAWTPDNQIVFWAGGKLQRIDVASKKVSVIPFHVRDTRTIFQAVRTPQAVAPEKFEAKMLRWVQVSPRGDRVVYQALGKLYVRDLPNGTPKRLTKQEDHLEFYPSFSRDGKSIVYTTWDDEKFGSIRVASATGGEGKVLTTQPGYYVEPALSPDGRSLVYRATGDGYLMPGQWSRETGLFVMPASGGPAKRLSRDGEQPHFGARSDRVYFLHVESKEKEDVRSLKSIGLDGGEERTHLTSAEATEYRVSPDEQWVAFRENFNAFITPFPRGAKSAAVGPDAKALPVARVTKDAGEYLHWSGDGKRLHWALGPELYTRELKDSFAFMDGAPEKLPAAPEKGVDISFLTKSDVPEGTLAFVGGRVITMKGDEVLENGVVVVKGNRIVAVGPAGKVQVPSGAKVVDVKGKTLMPGLIDVHWHGAMGVDGLMPEQSWVHAASLSYGVTTLHDPSNSSEQVFAASELGKTGALLAPRIFSTGTILYGASGAGYRAPIDSLEDARSHLRRMKAIGAFSVKSYNQPRRDQRQKILQAARELGMLVVPEGGSLLEHNLTMVVDGHTGVEHAIPVARIYADVRQLWGKSTTGYTPTLGVAYGGNWGENYWYQTTNVWEDERLLSFVPRRLVDSRSRRRMEVPEDELNHFNAARVARELNDSGVSVQLGAHGQREGLAAHWEISMMGQGGMKPLQALRVGTLNGARYLGMDGEIGSLEEGKLADLIVLDKNPLEALQNTRTVRYTMVNGHLYDAATLNEVGTRQRQRAKFFFEKDGNEGWSPKATAHTVTHECD from the coding sequence GTGAAACGACTGACCTCCGCCCTCTGCGCCGCGCTGCTGCTGCCCGGTGCGCTGCTGGCCGCGCCGCCCACGACGCCCCCCGCCGCGAAGCAGGACCAGCCCCCTCCGCCCGAGCAGAAGCAGAAGGATGACGCCGCGCGTGAGGCCGCCCGCGCCGCCGAGGTGGACGGGGGCACGCCCGCCACCGCCGACGCCAAGGACGCGGCGAAGGAGGGTGAGGAAAAGGACGCGTGGAAGGTGGACGCGCCGGGTTTCCCCGCCACCCAGGTGAGCATCGACGTCACCGAGGGCACGTGGATGAACGTGGACGTCAGCCCGAAGGGAGACGCGCTCGTCTTCGACCTGCTGGGCGACATCTACGAACTGCCCATCGGCGGCGGCGAGGCGAAGTCGCTGACGTCCGGCGTCGCCTGGGACATGCAGCCGCGCTACAGCCCGGACGGGAAGTCCATCGCCTTCACCAGCGACAGGGGCGGCGGCGACAACATCTGGGTGATGAAGCGGGACGGCTCGAAGCCGCAGGCGGTGACGCAGGAGAAGTTCCGCCTGCTCAACAGCCCCGCGTGGAGCCCGGACGGCCAGTTCATCGTCGCGCGCAAGCACTTCACGGCGCGGCGCTCGCTGGGCGCGGGCGAGGTGTGGATGTACCACCGCTCCGGCGGCGAGGGCGTGCAGCTCACCGAGCGCGCCAATGACCAGAAGGATTTGGGCGAGCCCGCGTTCTCCCCCGACGGCCGCTACGTCTACTTCAGCCAGGACGTCACGCCGGGCAAGACGTTCGAATACAACAAGGACCCCAACGGCGAAATCTACGCCATCCAGCGGCTGGATTTGGACACGAAGGAAATCGACCCCTTCGTCTCGGGCCCGGGTGGCTCCATCCGGCCCACGCCGTCGCGGGACGGCAAGCAGCTCGCGTTCATCCGCCGCGTGCGCGGCAAGAGCGTGCTCTACGTCACCGACGTGGCCTCCGGCGCCGAGCGCCCGCTGTATGACGGGCTGGACCGCGACATGCAGGAGACGTGGGCCATCCACGGCGTGTACCCGAGCATGGCGTGGACGCCGGACAACCAGATTGTCTTCTGGGCGGGCGGCAAGCTTCAGCGCATCGACGTGGCGTCGAAGAAGGTGTCTGTCATTCCCTTCCACGTGAGGGACACGCGCACGATTTTCCAGGCGGTGCGCACGCCGCAGGCCGTGGCGCCGGAGAAGTTCGAGGCGAAGATGCTGCGCTGGGTGCAGGTGTCGCCGCGCGGAGACCGCGTGGTGTACCAGGCGCTCGGGAAGCTCTACGTGCGTGATTTGCCCAACGGCACGCCGAAGCGGCTGACGAAGCAGGAGGACCACCTGGAGTTCTACCCGTCGTTCTCTCGCGACGGGAAGTCCATCGTCTACACGACGTGGGACGACGAGAAGTTCGGCAGCATCCGCGTGGCGTCCGCGACGGGCGGCGAGGGCAAGGTGCTGACGACGCAGCCGGGCTACTACGTGGAGCCGGCGCTCAGCCCGGATGGTAGGTCGCTGGTGTACCGCGCGACGGGTGACGGCTACCTGATGCCGGGACAGTGGAGCCGCGAGACGGGCCTGTTCGTGATGCCGGCCTCGGGTGGTCCGGCGAAGCGGCTGTCGCGCGACGGCGAGCAGCCGCACTTCGGTGCGCGCTCGGACCGCGTGTACTTCCTGCACGTGGAGTCGAAGGAGAAGGAGGACGTGCGCTCGCTGAAGAGCATCGGCCTGGACGGCGGGGAGGAGCGCACGCACCTGACGAGCGCCGAGGCCACGGAGTACCGCGTGTCTCCGGACGAGCAGTGGGTGGCCTTCCGGGAGAACTTCAACGCGTTCATCACCCCGTTCCCGCGCGGTGCGAAGTCCGCGGCGGTGGGGCCGGATGCGAAGGCGCTGCCGGTGGCGCGGGTGACGAAGGACGCGGGCGAGTACCTGCACTGGTCCGGCGACGGCAAGCGCCTGCACTGGGCGCTGGGGCCCGAGCTCTACACGCGTGAGCTGAAGGACAGCTTCGCCTTCATGGACGGCGCGCCGGAGAAGCTGCCCGCGGCGCCGGAGAAGGGCGTGGACATCTCCTTCCTGACGAAGTCGGACGTGCCCGAGGGCACGCTGGCCTTCGTCGGTGGGCGCGTCATCACGATGAAGGGTGACGAAGTCCTGGAGAACGGCGTGGTGGTGGTGAAGGGCAACCGCATCGTCGCGGTGGGGCCGGCGGGGAAGGTGCAGGTGCCGTCCGGCGCGAAGGTGGTGGACGTGAAGGGCAAGACGCTGATGCCGGGCCTCATCGACGTGCACTGGCACGGGGCGATGGGCGTGGACGGGCTGATGCCGGAGCAGAGCTGGGTGCATGCGGCGTCGCTGTCGTACGGCGTGACGACGCTGCACGACCCGTCGAACTCGTCGGAGCAGGTGTTCGCGGCGAGCGAGCTGGGGAAGACGGGCGCGCTGCTGGCGCCGCGCATCTTCTCCACGGGGACGATTCTGTACGGCGCGTCGGGCGCGGGCTACCGCGCGCCGATTGACTCGCTGGAGGATGCGCGCTCGCACCTGCGGCGGATGAAGGCCATCGGCGCGTTCAGCGTGAAGAGCTACAACCAGCCGCGGCGAGACCAGCGTCAGAAGATTCTCCAGGCGGCGCGCGAGCTGGGGATGCTGGTGGTGCCGGAGGGTGGTTCGCTCCTGGAGCACAACCTGACGATGGTGGTGGATGGGCACACGGGCGTGGAGCACGCGATTCCGGTGGCGCGCATCTACGCGGACGTGAGGCAGCTCTGGGGGAAGAGCACCACGGGCTACACGCCGACGCTGGGCGTGGCGTACGGCGGCAACTGGGGTGAGAACTACTGGTACCAGACGACGAACGTCTGGGAGGACGAGCGGCTGCTCTCCTTCGTCCCGAGGCGCCTGGTGGACAGCCGGAGCCGCCGCCGCATGGAGGTGCCGGAGGACGAGCTCAACCACTTCAACGCGGCGCGAGTCGCGCGGGAGCTGAATGACTCGGGCGTGAGCGTGCAGCTGGGCGCGCACGGTCAGCGCGAGGGGCTCGCGGCGCACTGGGAGATTTCGATGATGGGGCAGGGCGGGATGAAGCCGCTGCAGGCGCTGCGCGTGGGGACGCTGAACGGCGCGCGATACCTGGGGATGGACGGGGAGATTGGCTCGCTGGAGGAGGGCAAGCTGGCGGACCTCATCGTCCTGGACAAGAACCCGCTGGAGGCGCTCCAGAACACGCGCACGGTGCGCTACACGATGGTGAACGGACACCTGTACGACGCGGCCACGCTCAACGAGGTGGGGACGCGTCAGCGCCAGCGCGCGAAGTTCTTCTTCGAGAAGGACGGCAACGAGGGCTGGAGCCCGAAGGCCACCGCGCACACCGTGACGCACGAGTGCGACTGA
- a CDS encoding DUF1570 domain-containing protein, whose protein sequence is MNWRMALACLSLMVATGCAGTRALCPQEGGRPWSEVQSTHFRIQTNLSPEAAKTTALELEKYRRALLLAWGPDFDPPGTVEVILVRNQSELDEFTQGHAAGFAGTTERGPLMAMAGNGFVLDDSPDLRLQTHELAHYLSTFVLLRQPRWLAEGLAQYLETIHIKVSTNEVVLGRAHRWNLGYVREHGFLGLEDLWAWEQRGLQSQSEQQQYYASAWLWVHYLMNMYPERFEDFQVRLAHAEEPKRAFEASFKGVQDWESGIVPYATAGRASLLTMALPPVPQQVDVRPLAAADVHAIRATMYLRAPGALTREQRQENAKREVAQGLKEDPTSVNATILAAQLDEKAVSVDALRAVVKANPDNGRAWDLLAEHLGATSEEAMEVEGTRKRAAELLPNDARILNNLAWYYVQVQEPAKGLAAAQKAVSLAPGDSAVLDTHAALLFQLDRCPEALGMQRRALDMLHENASDAARAVLMQRLQKYQAKCGGTAATKP, encoded by the coding sequence ATGAATTGGCGAATGGCGCTGGCGTGTCTGTCATTGATGGTTGCCACGGGTTGCGCGGGGACGCGGGCCCTCTGTCCCCAGGAGGGCGGCCGTCCCTGGTCCGAGGTCCAGAGCACCCACTTCCGCATCCAGACGAACCTGTCGCCCGAGGCGGCGAAGACCACGGCGCTGGAGCTGGAGAAGTACCGGCGCGCGCTGCTGCTGGCCTGGGGCCCCGACTTCGACCCGCCCGGCACGGTGGAGGTCATCCTGGTGCGCAACCAGAGCGAGCTCGACGAGTTCACCCAGGGCCACGCGGCCGGCTTCGCGGGCACCACGGAGCGGGGGCCGCTGATGGCCATGGCGGGCAACGGCTTCGTGCTGGATGACTCGCCGGACCTGCGCCTCCAGACGCACGAGCTGGCGCACTACCTGAGCACCTTCGTGCTGCTGCGCCAGCCCCGGTGGCTTGCGGAGGGACTGGCGCAGTACCTGGAGACGATTCACATCAAGGTCAGCACCAACGAGGTGGTGCTCGGCCGGGCCCACCGGTGGAACCTGGGCTACGTGCGCGAGCACGGCTTCCTGGGCCTCGAGGACCTCTGGGCCTGGGAGCAGCGGGGCCTGCAGAGCCAGAGCGAGCAGCAGCAGTACTACGCCTCCGCGTGGCTGTGGGTGCACTACCTGATGAACATGTACCCGGAGCGCTTCGAGGACTTCCAGGTGCGACTGGCCCACGCCGAGGAGCCGAAGCGGGCCTTCGAGGCCTCGTTCAAGGGCGTGCAGGACTGGGAGAGCGGAATCGTGCCGTACGCCACGGCCGGGCGCGCCAGCCTCCTCACCATGGCGCTGCCGCCGGTGCCGCAGCAGGTGGACGTGCGGCCGCTGGCCGCCGCGGACGTGCACGCCATCCGGGCCACGATGTACCTGCGGGCTCCGGGAGCGCTGACACGGGAGCAGCGCCAGGAGAACGCGAAGCGGGAAGTGGCACAGGGACTGAAGGAGGACCCCACGAGCGTCAACGCCACGATTCTGGCGGCCCAGCTCGATGAGAAGGCGGTGTCCGTGGACGCGTTGCGGGCGGTGGTGAAGGCGAATCCGGACAACGGCCGGGCATGGGACCTGCTGGCGGAGCACCTGGGGGCGACGAGCGAGGAGGCGATGGAGGTAGAGGGGACGCGCAAGCGTGCGGCGGAGTTGCTGCCGAACGATGCGCGCATCCTGAACAACCTGGCCTGGTACTACGTGCAGGTGCAGGAGCCGGCGAAGGGGCTCGCGGCGGCGCAGAAGGCGGTGTCGCTGGCGCCGGGAGATTCAGCGGTCCTGGACACGCATGCGGCGTTGTTGTTCCAGCTCGACCGCTGCCCGGAGGCACTGGGGATGCAGCGGCGCGCGCTGGACATGCTGCACGAGAACGCCTCGGACGCGGCGCGCGCCGTGCTCATGCAGCGGCTCCAGAAATACCAGGCGAAGTGCGGCGGCACTGCGGCGACGAAGCCGTGA
- a CDS encoding glutathione S-transferase family protein, protein MLKIHHLGHAQSERIVWLCEELGVPYELRRYQRDSVTNLSPPELKELHPLGAAPLVEDDGLLLAESAAIVEYIIVKHGEGRLRLGPDHPDYAAYLYWFHFANGNLQPAMGRMLWMNQAGLAPEHPVRAAMRGRLERVLSFVEARLGEAACLAGREFTAADIMTVFSLSTMRLFLPLDLGPYPNIRAYLQRIGERPAYRRAMAKSDPDLTPLLT, encoded by the coding sequence ATGCTGAAGATTCATCACCTGGGGCATGCGCAGTCAGAGCGCATCGTCTGGCTTTGCGAGGAGCTGGGCGTTCCCTATGAGCTGCGGCGTTATCAGCGCGACTCCGTCACCAACCTGTCGCCTCCGGAGCTGAAGGAGTTGCATCCGCTCGGCGCGGCTCCGCTCGTCGAGGACGACGGACTGCTGCTGGCGGAGTCCGCTGCAATCGTCGAGTACATCATCGTCAAGCACGGCGAGGGCCGCCTGCGACTGGGGCCGGACCACCCCGACTACGCGGCGTATCTCTACTGGTTCCATTTCGCCAACGGCAACCTGCAGCCCGCGATGGGACGGATGCTGTGGATGAACCAGGCGGGCCTGGCTCCCGAGCACCCCGTGCGCGCGGCGATGCGCGGACGGCTGGAGCGGGTCCTGAGCTTCGTCGAGGCGCGGCTCGGCGAAGCCGCCTGCCTGGCCGGCCGGGAGTTCACGGCGGCGGACATCATGACCGTGTTCTCGCTGAGCACGATGCGCCTCTTCCTGCCGCTGGACCTGGGGCCTTATCCGAACATCCGCGCCTACCTCCAGCGTATCGGCGAGCGCCCCGCCTACCGCCGGGCAATGGCGAAGAGCGATCCGGACCTGACGCCCCTGCTGACCTGA
- a CDS encoding YbhB/YbcL family Raf kinase inhibitor-like protein, protein MTFRLFSNELHDGGTLSTAHVFNGFGHQGENRSPQLSWEGVPEGTRSLVLTMYDPDAPTGSGFWHWVVVDIPADVTELASGAGSGAAALPGRSRQTRTDIGGPGYVGAAPPPGPAHRYVFTLHALSIDTLPVPDDASGALVGLFTTMNKLGEASLTVRYCV, encoded by the coding sequence ATGACCTTTCGCTTGTTCAGCAACGAGCTTCACGATGGCGGCACGCTTTCCACGGCACACGTCTTCAACGGCTTCGGTCATCAGGGGGAGAACCGGTCGCCGCAGCTCTCCTGGGAGGGCGTTCCGGAGGGAACCCGGAGCCTGGTCCTGACGATGTACGACCCGGACGCTCCGACGGGGTCCGGGTTCTGGCACTGGGTGGTGGTCGATATCCCCGCCGACGTCACCGAGCTCGCTTCCGGGGCGGGGAGTGGCGCTGCCGCACTCCCCGGCCGCTCGCGACAGACGCGCACGGACATCGGCGGCCCCGGTTACGTGGGCGCTGCTCCGCCGCCTGGCCCCGCGCATCGCTACGTGTTCACGTTGCACGCGCTGTCCATCGATACGCTCCCCGTGCCTGACGATGCGAGCGGCGCTCTCGTGGGCCTGTTCACCACGATGAACAAGCTTGGCGAAGCGAGCCTGACGGTCAGGTATTGCGTTTGA